The genome window aattgaaaaaacaatatataccTTTTTCAATAACCAATCTTTAAATCGGGTCTTTATGTAACAATCTAATTGTTGAGGTGTTGTCTCCGGACGTTGACTCATAACACGATCTGTAAACCgcctgaaataaattataataaataaattaaaataaattatcaataaattataataaattaaaatgaatttaaataaatttaaataaacctaaaaaattataaatgataccTTAGATAAGGTTGAATTTCTGGAGAGTTTAGAAGTACATATTCTTCTGCTAACTTTCGCTCTTTATCGGTCAAATAACGACTTCCCTCTTTACCAAGACATTCAATTGGATATTCAAAAACTTCTAATTTTTCGGAGCCATCACCATCAAAACGAGCTTCATTGCGAcgtattttattatgaattgagtCCGTGGCAAAGTAGAAGGAACAAAAATTAAGAATCTCCTCTTCCATATAACGTTCGGCAATTGAACCCTCGACTCGCGCTTTATTACCAACCTTTTGTTTAAATTTCCCTAATAACCGTTCAATTGGATACATCCAATGCCAATAAGCGGGTCCCGCTAGTCTAATTTCTTCTGCTAAATGTATTACCAAATGCTCCATCGAATCAAACCAAgtctgaggaaaaattgtttccaataaACACAAAGCTCTAATAACCGATTTCGTCATTAGATCCAAGTCGGATCTCGTAATCACAGATGAACataattcttgaaaaaaattggaaatcatTGTCAAGGCATCCACAATTGGTCCCGGTAGAAGCTCGCGAATTGATAGAGGCAACAatttttgaaggaaaatatGACAATCATGCGATTTAAATCCAAAAAACTTACACTCCTTAGCATTGCAACAACGAGATATATTTGAGACATAACCGTCTGGAAGTTTCAACGACTCAATCCACTGACATAGAAGTTTGAGTTGTTTTCTACTAAGAGAGTACGgagcttttggttttttgccaTTTTCATCAATCCACAAATGAGGCAACACACCGAAGTGTTTGCAATCCGACCTTGCCTTGTGGTGATCTTTTGACTTCTTGCCCCCAACAATGGTAAAAAATATGTTCTCAAACACATTTTTTTCGGTATGCATGATATCAATGGAATGTCGCAAACTATGTGAAGACCAATAAGGGAGATCATAGAACATCGGGGCATGAGTCCAATGATGCTCAACCCCATATCCatcacttcttttctttttgttagtCTTTCCGGGTGGTGGAAAGTCTATGCTATCAATCCAAGTTTTAACTTCCTCCCCGGATAAGCGTCCACGCCACAACCTTTTTTCCGAATGGTCAAACAAGCTACTCTTCTTACGCAATGGATCATTAGGTTCAAGAAAAATTCGGTTAGTGCCATGAAAAGAACATTTCCCAGAATGTTTTAACTGAAACCCCTGCACACTTCCCAAACACACTGGACATGCAAGCTTTCCTTTCCCCGACCAACCACTTACCATACTCATGGCAGGAAAATCACTGATTGTCCACATAAGAGCCGCTCTCatggtaaaattttgttttagagATTGGTCATATGTTTGCACTCCGGTATACCATAAtgtcttcaattcatcaatgagaggtctaagatatatattaatatttttcccaATACTCTCCGGACCCGGTATAATATCCGTCAAAAACATATACGGTCTCTTCATACACATGGACGGCGGAAGATTATACACAACAATTACCACGGGCCATACACTATATGTTTTGTTACCCGTATTCCCAAACGGGTTGAAACCATCGGTCGCAAAACCAAGTCTTACATTACgaatttcttgagcaaatgATGGATATCGGAGGTCAAAATTCTTCCATTCGTCTCCATCCGCAGGGTGAgaaatttctttttcattgaCCTCTCGATTTTTGTAATACCTCATGTGGTTGGATGTATGTGCCGACATATATAAGCGTTGCAGTCGGGGAATCAAAGGAAAATGTCTTAAAATCTTTCTCGGAATTTTCTTACCATTTTTCCTTGATTTATCCAAATATCGATTACA of Daucus carota subsp. sativus chromosome 3, DH1 v3.0, whole genome shotgun sequence contains these proteins:
- the LOC135151591 gene encoding uncharacterized protein LOC135151591, with the translated sequence MTNLDRSWISNRLQRDKITLNLEYREGVEEFLNFASLKMEGGMMKCPCKLCKNLNWLGVDDVRFHLISEGMMESYTVWTSHGEVSQKNKKRKSCETRECRRVVDDHVDINSMLHDFAGSNHEFYDTTGTTNVEEAPNDSAKEFYKAIVENGAPIYPGCTKFTRLSFTAKLLEFKNASNCSDKAFNSLIKIIMDVLPKKHTLPESYYEMKKVMKSLRVEYEKIDVCENDCMLFYGDDKDKIVCDICSCNRYLDKSRKNGKKIPRKILRHFPLIPRLQRLYMSAHTSNHMRYYKNREVNEKEISHPADGDEWKNFDLRYPSFAQEIRNVRLGFATDGFNPFGNTGNKTYSVWPVVIVVYNLPPSMCMKRPYMFLTDIIPGPESIGKNINIYLRPLIDELKTLWYTGVQTYDQSLKQNFTMRAALMWTISDFPAMSMVSGWSGKGKLACPVCLGSVQGFQLKHSGKCSFHGTNRIFLEPNDPLRKKSSLFDHSEKRLWRGRLSGEEVKTWIDSIDFPPPGKTNKKKRSDGYGVEHHWTHAPMFYDLPYWSSHSLRHSIDIMHTEKNVFENIFFTIVGGKKSKDHHKARSDCKHFGVLPHLWIDENGKKPKAPYSLSRKQLKLLCQWIESLKLPDGYVSNISRCCNAKECKFFGFKSHDCHIFLQKLLPLSIRELLPGPIVDALTMISNFFQELCSSVITRSDLDLMTKSVIRALCLLETIFPQTWFDSMEHLVIHLAEEIRLAGPAYWHWMYPIERLLGKFKQKVGNKARVEGSIAERYMEEEILNFCSFYFATDSIHNKIRRNEARFDGDGSEKLEVFEYPIECLGKEGSRYLTDKERKLAEEYVLLNSPEIQPYLRRFTDRVMSQRPETTPQQLDCYIKTRFKDWLLKKVGRNDVNRPLLQYLFEGPAMRVMTFETCKVNGYKFCTRTSSGSGVIVKGTSHDNNSDYYGQLEEIVKLIYRGGNYVYLFKCIWFDSVGNGVVIDKNRVVTVDITSRLKSDEIFILASQASQVYYAPSVLNPHGKYFTVVKSKSRPISESIKISNDIEEAYQEDRSNATSAFSIFVDFAQYGSLPFGTLWWFVILVVMIIALMARKARARGRPRRQPRQGKRESQGDNFHSEG